A single region of the Pontimicrobium sp. SW4 genome encodes:
- the ccoN gene encoding cytochrome-c oxidase, cbb3-type subunit I: protein MEMQQFHYDNKIVTKFLYATIIFGVVGMLVGLIVALLFLFPNMTNGVSWLSFGRLRPLHTNAVIFAFVGNAMFAGIYYSLQRLLKTRMASDLLSNINFWGWQLIIVAAAITLPMGLTTSKEYAELEWPIDIAIALVWVVFGINMIWTILKRRQRHLYVAIWFYLATFVTVAVLHIFNSLELPVSAMKSYSVYAGVQDALVQWWYGHNAVAFFLTTPFLGLMYYFVPKAANRPVYSYRLSIVHFWSLIFLYIWAGPHHLLYTALPDWAQNLGVVFSVMLLMPSWGGMINGLLTLRGAWDKVRTDPVLKFMVVAITGYGMATFEGPTLSLKNVNAIAHYTDWIIAHVHVGALAWNGFMAFGIIYYLIPKLFKTKLFSNGLANLHFWLGTLGIIIYALPMYVAGFTQASMWKQFNPDGTLVYGNFLETVTEIMPMYWMRAIGGTLYLVGTLILVYNIILTVRKSGNKVQDELAEAPALTRVSKKRTAGEGWHTWIERKPVQLTLLATVTILIGGIVQIVPTIMVKSNIPTISSVQPYTPLELEGRDIYIREGCNTCHSQMIRPFRSEVERYGEYSKAGEFVYDHPFLWGSKRTGPDLAREGVGGKTIGGRPDSWHFKHMYDPQSTSSGSIMPRYQWITRDELDKSLTEKKMSAMVTLGVPYTEEDIANAQENMLMQGKLIEQNLLTDPDLATSFSDDRAKKGDEFIEVHNREIVALIAYLQRLGTDIKVKADQQ from the coding sequence ATGGAAATGCAACAGTTTCATTATGATAACAAAATCGTTACCAAATTCCTTTATGCTACAATAATTTTTGGAGTTGTAGGGATGCTTGTAGGGCTCATAGTAGCCTTATTGTTTTTGTTCCCTAACATGACCAATGGTGTATCATGGCTAAGTTTTGGTCGTCTAAGACCCTTACATACTAATGCTGTAATTTTTGCCTTTGTTGGTAATGCCATGTTTGCTGGTATTTACTATTCGCTTCAACGCTTATTAAAAACGCGTATGGCGAGTGACCTTTTAAGTAATATTAACTTTTGGGGATGGCAATTAATAATTGTTGCAGCCGCAATTACATTACCAATGGGGTTAACAACCTCAAAAGAATACGCAGAATTAGAATGGCCAATAGATATTGCTATTGCACTAGTTTGGGTAGTATTTGGTATAAATATGATTTGGACTATTCTAAAAAGAAGACAACGCCATTTATATGTTGCAATTTGGTTTTATCTAGCAACCTTTGTTACTGTTGCTGTTCTACACATATTTAATAGTTTAGAGCTACCTGTTTCTGCAATGAAGAGTTATTCGGTATATGCTGGAGTTCAAGATGCGCTTGTACAATGGTGGTATGGTCATAACGCAGTCGCATTTTTCTTAACAACACCTTTCTTAGGATTAATGTATTATTTCGTGCCAAAAGCTGCTAACAGACCTGTGTATTCATATAGATTATCTATAGTACACTTCTGGTCATTAATATTCTTATACATTTGGGCTGGACCACATCATTTATTATATACTGCCTTACCAGATTGGGCACAAAATTTAGGTGTTGTATTTTCTGTGATGCTTTTAATGCCTTCTTGGGGTGGTATGATTAATGGTTTATTAACGTTAAGAGGAGCATGGGATAAAGTTAGAACAGACCCTGTTTTAAAATTCATGGTAGTCGCTATTACTGGTTATGGTATGGCAACATTTGAGGGACCAACATTATCACTTAAAAATGTAAACGCTATTGCCCATTATACAGACTGGATTATTGCTCACGTTCACGTTGGTGCTCTTGCTTGGAACGGCTTTATGGCATTTGGTATTATTTATTACTTAATTCCTAAACTATTCAAAACAAAGTTATTTTCTAATGGTTTAGCTAATTTACACTTTTGGTTAGGTACTCTTGGTATCATTATTTACGCATTACCAATGTATGTTGCAGGGTTTACGCAAGCAAGTATGTGGAAACAATTTAATCCTGATGGAACCTTAGTATATGGTAACTTCTTAGAAACTGTAACCGAAATTATGCCAATGTATTGGATGAGAGCTATTGGTGGTACTCTGTACTTAGTTGGTACTTTAATTTTAGTTTATAATATTATTTTAACTGTTAGAAAATCCGGAAATAAAGTTCAAGATGAATTAGCTGAAGCTCCTGCTTTAACTAGAGTATCTAAAAAACGTACTGCTGGTGAAGGGTGGCATACATGGATTGAAAGAAAACCTGTTCAATTAACACTTTTAGCTACAGTAACTATTTTAATTGGTGGTATTGTACAAATTGTACCAACTATTATGGTAAAATCTAACATTCCAACTATAAGTAGTGTACAACCTTATACACCTCTAGAATTAGAAGGTAGAGATATTTACATAAGAGAAGGTTGTAATACCTGTCACTCACAAATGATTCGCCCTTTTAGAAGTGAAGTAGAACGTTATGGAGAATATTCTAAAGCTGGAGAGTTTGTATACGATCACCCATTCCTTTGGGGAAGTAAACGTACTGGGCCAGATTTAGCGAGAGAAGGAGTCGGAGGAAAAACAATTGGTGGTAGGCCAGATTCTTGGCACTTTAAACACATGTATGACCCACAAAGCACCTCATCTGGTTCAATCATGCCACGCTATCAGTGGATAACAAGAGATGAACTAGATAAATCACTTACTGAAAAGAAAATGTCAGCCATGGTAACACTAGGTGTTCCATATACTGAAGAAGATATTGCTAATGCACAAGAAAACATGCTTATGCAAGGAAAGTTAATTGAGCAAAATTTATTAACTGATCCCGATTTAGCAACTTCATTTAGTGATGACAGAGCTAAAAAAGGAGACGAGTTTATAGAAGTTCATAATAGGGAAATTGTCGCCTTAATTGCTTATTTACAGCGTTTAGGAACTGATATTAAAGTAAAAGCAGATCAACAATAA
- a CDS encoding sigma 54-interacting transcriptional regulator, producing the protein MKRTIIIEQFLKEIESLNNKVDKLKVFETNARDKTKTLDVSELKSFSWLENSPVCTKIVDLDFNLQYMSRSGIDKLKIGDISPYYGKPYPLSFYSDSFKIPMQECLHTVKKTKAPITQEASILDSDGNELWFQSTLIPIKNIQNNIDYFMIVSLDITERKKVEQSIIKTKEFNEALLNTTPDIVYVYDLIDHKNVYSNDGNMKILGYSQQEVLDFGKNHLSNLMHPEDSEVYKNEILPQYQSAKDGAIIVFEYRVKHKNGNWHWLQSRESVFNRNKGKVTQIIGVADDITKRKKAEEKLKTTKERLKSTFNLSPSIIASVNIKTGYFTDASAAVTRILGYTVDEFTSIPFIKLIHQEDIEKTKHAVSEKLKGNDVASFENRYLCKNGTYKWIAWQGTKPDENGIITAIGSDLSDKKQVEEDLKKSIEELEKYRQQLETENVLLKKEISLSFNYEDMVYSSEEISNVLNQVEQVAKTDATVLILGETGTGKELIAKAIHKTSSRKNNSLIRVNCAAIPSELIESELFGHTKGSFTGAIENRIGKFELADGGTIFLDEIGELPLALQPKLLRAIQEGEIEPIGSSKIRKLDVRIIAATNKDLKKETEDKSFREDLYFRLNVFPITIPPLRNRIEDIPVLIDHFVNKYSKKHGKVIKYITDLTLQQMKSYAWPGNIRELENVIERAVIVSNQDLLIIQEFDNSSSNIAAIKNHTASLDEVQRNHIIKVLNETQWTIDGHQGAAIVLGLKPSTLRDRMKKLGIKRL; encoded by the coding sequence ATGAAAAGAACTATAATAATTGAACAATTCTTGAAAGAAATTGAAAGCTTAAATAACAAAGTAGATAAACTTAAAGTATTTGAAACTAATGCACGCGACAAAACTAAAACTTTAGATGTATCTGAATTAAAAAGTTTTTCTTGGTTAGAAAACTCCCCCGTTTGCACTAAAATTGTTGATTTAGATTTTAATCTACAATACATGAGTCGATCTGGAATAGACAAGCTTAAAATAGGTGATATCTCTCCTTATTATGGAAAACCGTACCCATTGAGTTTTTATTCAGATTCTTTCAAAATTCCAATGCAGGAATGTCTTCATACTGTAAAAAAAACCAAAGCCCCAATTACGCAAGAAGCATCAATTTTAGATTCTGATGGAAACGAACTTTGGTTTCAGTCTACATTAATTCCAATTAAAAACATTCAAAATAATATAGACTACTTCATGATTGTCTCGCTTGACATAACCGAAAGAAAAAAAGTTGAGCAATCAATTATCAAGACCAAAGAATTTAATGAAGCTTTACTAAATACAACTCCAGATATAGTATATGTTTATGATTTGATTGATCATAAAAATGTTTATAGTAATGATGGAAATATGAAAATTTTAGGTTATTCCCAACAAGAAGTTCTTGATTTTGGAAAAAATCATCTTTCCAATCTAATGCATCCTGAAGATTCTGAAGTCTATAAAAACGAAATATTGCCTCAATATCAATCAGCTAAAGATGGGGCTATTATTGTATTTGAATATAGAGTAAAACATAAAAATGGTAATTGGCACTGGTTACAATCCAGAGAATCGGTTTTTAATCGTAATAAAGGAAAAGTGACTCAAATTATTGGAGTTGCGGACGATATAACTAAACGAAAAAAAGCAGAAGAAAAATTAAAAACAACTAAAGAACGCTTAAAAAGTACGTTCAATTTATCGCCAAGTATTATAGCATCAGTTAATATAAAAACGGGGTATTTTACTGATGCAAGTGCAGCAGTAACTAGAATTTTGGGGTATACAGTTGATGAATTCACTTCAATACCTTTTATAAAACTTATTCATCAAGAAGATATTGAAAAAACTAAACATGCTGTATCAGAAAAACTAAAAGGAAATGATGTTGCTTCATTTGAAAATAGGTATTTATGTAAAAATGGTACATACAAATGGATAGCATGGCAAGGAACAAAACCAGATGAAAACGGTATAATAACTGCTATTGGTTCAGATTTAAGCGATAAAAAGCAAGTTGAAGAAGATTTAAAAAAGAGTATTGAAGAGCTAGAAAAATATCGTCAACAACTAGAAACCGAAAATGTACTACTAAAAAAAGAAATCTCTCTTTCCTTTAACTATGAAGATATGGTTTATAGTAGCGAAGAGATTAGTAATGTTTTAAATCAAGTAGAACAAGTGGCTAAAACTGATGCTACAGTACTTATATTAGGGGAAACTGGAACAGGAAAAGAGTTAATTGCAAAAGCAATACACAAAACAAGTTCACGCAAAAACAACTCATTAATTCGTGTAAATTGTGCCGCAATACCATCTGAACTTATTGAAAGTGAGTTGTTTGGACATACAAAAGGGTCGTTTACTGGTGCTATTGAGAACAGAATAGGCAAATTTGAATTAGCAGACGGTGGTACAATATTTTTAGATGAAATAGGAGAATTACCGTTAGCATTACAACCAAAACTTTTGAGAGCCATTCAAGAAGGTGAAATTGAACCTATAGGAAGTTCCAAAATTCGAAAACTAGATGTTAGAATTATTGCAGCTACCAACAAAGATTTAAAAAAAGAAACTGAAGATAAAAGCTTTAGAGAAGATTTATACTTTAGATTAAATGTCTTTCCAATAACTATCCCTCCTCTACGAAATAGAATTGAAGATATTCCTGTATTAATAGATCACTTTGTAAATAAATACTCCAAAAAGCATGGAAAAGTAATAAAATATATTACAGATTTAACCTTACAACAAATGAAATCCTATGCTTGGCCTGGAAACATTAGAGAATTAGAAAATGTTATAGAACGTGCAGTAATAGTTTCTAATCAAGACCTATTAATAATTCAAGAATTTGATAATTCATCTAGTAATATAGCCGCCATTAAAAATCATACTGCCTCACTAGATGAAGTACAACGTAATCATATTATTAAAGTTCTAAATGAAACTCAATGGACAATTGATGGTCATCAAGGAGCTGCTATAGTATTAGGACTAAAACCGAGTACATTAAGAGATCGAATGAAGAAACTTGGTATTAAAAGACTTTAG
- the ccoG gene encoding cytochrome c oxidase accessory protein CcoG codes for MEAPKNETFRDSIGTITKDGKRAWVFPKKPSGRFYNYRKYVSYFLLLFLISSPFIKVNGNQFLMFNIMERRFNIFGFPFWPQDFHLFVISMIIGVVFITLFTVVFGRIFCGWICPQTIFMEMVFRRIEYWIEGDRGKQIRLKKQPWTKEKIRKRGLKLIVFLIISFLIANVFLAYLIGSDSLIQYIVDGPSSHLNTLISLIIFTGVFYFVFAWFREQVCVIACPYGRLQGVLLDTKSIVVAYDHKRGEGENGRKKFRKNEDRAALGHGDCIDCMQCVHVCPTGIDIRNGTQLECVNCTACIDECDHIMDSINLPKGLIRYTSEESIENKTKFKLTARVKGYIAVLFILTGVLIGMLFLRNDVEARVLRLPGQLYERKDNNIISNVFTYKLVNKTTEEIKNVNLKLMSHDGTIKLVSTHDVFVVPAQGMTEGTIFIEIDNSKLSGDRNTIKIGVYANDKLIETTSANFLGPRSYN; via the coding sequence TTGGAAGCACCCAAAAACGAAACCTTTCGAGATTCCATAGGCACCATCACAAAAGATGGTAAACGCGCTTGGGTGTTTCCAAAAAAGCCTAGTGGTCGCTTTTATAATTACCGTAAATATGTTAGTTATTTTCTATTATTATTTCTAATATCTTCGCCATTTATAAAGGTTAATGGAAATCAATTCCTAATGTTTAACATTATGGAAAGACGTTTCAATATTTTTGGCTTTCCTTTTTGGCCACAAGATTTTCATCTCTTTGTAATCTCAATGATAATTGGTGTAGTATTTATTACACTTTTTACTGTTGTTTTTGGTCGTATTTTTTGCGGATGGATTTGTCCTCAAACCATTTTTATGGAAATGGTTTTTAGACGTATTGAATATTGGATTGAAGGAGACAGAGGAAAGCAAATTAGGCTTAAAAAACAGCCTTGGACCAAAGAAAAAATTAGAAAACGTGGACTAAAGCTCATCGTTTTTTTAATCATTTCCTTTTTAATTGCTAACGTGTTTTTAGCATATTTAATTGGCAGCGATAGTCTTATTCAATACATTGTTGACGGCCCATCATCCCATTTAAATACACTTATATCATTAATTATTTTTACAGGTGTTTTCTATTTTGTTTTTGCTTGGTTTAGAGAGCAAGTATGTGTTATCGCTTGTCCTTATGGAAGATTACAAGGTGTATTATTAGATACAAAATCAATTGTGGTCGCTTATGATCATAAAAGAGGTGAAGGAGAAAATGGTAGAAAAAAATTTAGAAAAAATGAGGATCGAGCTGCTCTTGGTCATGGAGATTGTATAGATTGTATGCAATGTGTACATGTCTGCCCAACAGGAATAGATATTAGAAATGGCACACAGCTAGAATGTGTAAACTGTACAGCTTGTATAGATGAATGCGACCATATTATGGATAGTATAAACCTCCCAAAAGGATTAATTCGTTATACAAGTGAAGAAAGTATAGAGAACAAGACAAAGTTTAAACTTACAGCAAGAGTTAAGGGTTATATTGCTGTATTATTCATATTAACTGGTGTCCTTATAGGTATGTTATTCTTAAGAAATGATGTAGAAGCTAGAGTCCTTAGGCTTCCTGGTCAGTTATATGAGCGTAAGGATAATAACATTATAAGCAATGTGTTTACCTATAAGCTCGTAAACAAAACAACTGAGGAGATTAAAAATGTCAACCTAAAGTTGATGTCGCATGATGGTACTATCAAGCTAGTGTCAACGCATGATGTATTTGTAGTTCCAGCACAAGGAATGACTGAAGGAACCATATTTATAGAAATTGATAATTCCAAATTATCTGGAGATAGAAATACTATTAAAATTGGCGTTTATGCCAATGATAAGCTTATTGAAACAACAAGTGCTAACTTCTTAGGACCCAGAAGTTATAATTAA
- a CDS encoding CcoQ/FixQ family Cbb3-type cytochrome c oxidase assembly chaperone gives MLKYIKDHMESITGIEIYPIISLLIFFTFFMILFWWVISAKKDYIQTVSNIPLDNQNNDIL, from the coding sequence ATGCTAAAATATATAAAAGACCATATGGAGAGCATCACAGGAATAGAAATCTATCCTATTATCTCCCTACTAATATTTTTTACCTTTTTTATGATTCTTTTTTGGTGGGTGATTTCTGCTAAAAAAGACTATATACAAACTGTTAGTAACATTCCATTAGACAACCAAAACAACGACATATTATGA
- a CDS encoding FixH family protein, whose amino-acid sequence MKLNWGTGIVIAFICFIAFILYFVVNMITNDKYNHDLVTEDYYKAELEYQQDIDKENNSKTLTKNITYKKTNEGLVVYFPEDLQPEKIKGKLFLYRPSNKQLDFETTLSLSKSNLLIPDKRLVDGRWNIKIDWQYNGKSYLFKEDLVY is encoded by the coding sequence ATGAAACTAAATTGGGGAACAGGAATTGTAATAGCTTTCATTTGCTTTATAGCTTTTATACTATACTTTGTAGTTAACATGATTACTAATGATAAATACAATCATGATTTAGTTACCGAAGATTATTATAAAGCTGAGCTAGAATATCAACAAGATATTGATAAGGAAAATAATTCAAAAACTTTAACTAAAAATATTACCTACAAAAAAACCAATGAAGGATTGGTTGTGTATTTCCCAGAAGACTTGCAGCCAGAAAAAATTAAAGGAAAATTGTTCCTATATAGACCATCTAACAAACAATTAGATTTTGAAACTACACTTTCATTGTCTAAATCAAATTTGCTCATACCTGACAAGCGTTTGGTAGATGGTCGTTGGAACATTAAAATAGATTGGCAATATAACGGAAAATCTTATTTATTTAAAGAAGACTTAGTTTATTAA
- a CDS encoding sulfite exporter TauE/SafE family protein gives MLLSALALGLLGSFHCVGMCGPIAFMLPVDRTNSTKKLSQIAIYHFGRLLSYGIIGLIFGLVGKGLYIFGIQQQLSIAIGVLMILVVLIPYKTFNKYNFSKPIYKLISKVKNALGKELQKKTPDTFLTIGFLNGFLPCGLVYMAVFAAIASGNALQGSLYMLVFGLGTIPLMTTAIYFSQFLKGNIRQRIQKVIPVFVVIIGMLFILRGLGLGIPYLSPAPMQDMANTAMDCYIQ, from the coding sequence ATGTTACTTTCGGCTTTAGCATTAGGACTATTAGGAAGTTTTCACTGTGTTGGCATGTGTGGACCCATAGCTTTTATGCTACCTGTTGATCGAACAAATTCTACTAAAAAGCTATCTCAAATTGCTATCTATCATTTTGGTAGACTTTTATCTTATGGTATTATAGGTTTAATTTTTGGTCTAGTAGGTAAAGGGCTTTACATATTTGGTATCCAACAGCAATTATCTATTGCTATTGGAGTATTAATGATTTTAGTTGTCTTGATTCCTTATAAAACTTTTAATAAGTATAATTTCTCAAAACCTATTTATAAGCTTATTTCTAAAGTGAAAAATGCTTTAGGAAAAGAGTTACAAAAGAAAACTCCAGACACATTTCTAACCATTGGATTTTTAAATGGTTTTTTACCTTGCGGTCTAGTCTACATGGCAGTTTTTGCAGCGATTGCATCTGGAAATGCGCTCCAAGGCAGTTTGTATATGCTTGTTTTTGGTCTTGGCACAATTCCTTTAATGACAACTGCTATATACTTTAGTCAGTTTTTAAAAGGTAATATTAGGCAACGTATTCAAAAAGTAATACCAGTTTTTGTAGTTATTATAGGTATGTTATTTATCCTTAGAGGTCTTGGTCTTGGAATTCCTTACCTCTCTCCTGCTCCTATGCAGGATATGGCTAATACAGCAATGGATTGCTATATCCAATAG
- the ccoS gene encoding cbb3-type cytochrome oxidase assembly protein CcoS, with protein MSVIYILLAISIAVAVVFFIAFIVAVKKGQYDDSYTHSVRMLFEDEIIKEKKKK; from the coding sequence ATGAGTGTCATTTATATTTTATTAGCTATAAGTATTGCAGTAGCTGTGGTTTTTTTTATTGCTTTTATTGTTGCAGTAAAGAAAGGACAGTATGACGATTCTTATACCCATTCGGTAAGAATGTTGTTTGAAGACGAAATTATTAAAGAAAAAAAGAAAAAATAA
- a CDS encoding cbb3-type cytochrome c oxidase N-terminal domain-containing protein, with protein sequence MRHLIPSYIRIPVIFFIIFGIVEYMIDSGEKPAFIEYPAVSLFLFLVLLILIAIEAIIGALENVMLQKMDKEAKARFLAEKNNAFEFKWVKKTYKKLLGSKPIEEEGEIILDHNYDGIKELDNSLPPWWVYSFYISIVFAAVYLLRYHVFDGPTQIEEFEAKMVQAKADVEEYKKTAKNLVDVNTVTMLTDDADLSAGKAIWDTNCVACHLADGGGSIGPNMADEYWILGGGIKNVFQTISEGGRDGKGMIAWKQQLKPLEMAQVASYVLTLQGTTPATPKAPEGEIWVDNSAQTEDNN encoded by the coding sequence ATGAGACATCTAATTCCTTCATACATAAGAATTCCAGTTATATTCTTTATAATTTTTGGAATTGTAGAATACATGATAGATTCTGGAGAAAAACCAGCATTTATAGAATATCCAGCTGTTTCGCTGTTCTTATTCTTAGTCCTATTAATACTAATAGCCATTGAAGCTATTATTGGAGCGTTAGAGAATGTCATGCTTCAAAAAATGGACAAAGAGGCAAAAGCACGATTTTTAGCAGAAAAAAATAATGCCTTTGAGTTTAAATGGGTTAAAAAAACATACAAGAAACTATTAGGTAGTAAACCTATTGAAGAAGAAGGAGAAATTATTCTTGACCATAACTATGATGGTATAAAGGAATTAGATAATTCTTTACCACCATGGTGGGTTTACTCTTTCTACATATCTATAGTATTTGCAGCAGTATATTTACTAAGATATCATGTTTTTGATGGACCAACTCAAATAGAGGAATTTGAAGCAAAAATGGTTCAAGCAAAAGCTGATGTAGAAGAATACAAAAAAACTGCAAAAAATTTAGTAGATGTAAATACTGTAACAATGTTAACTGATGATGCCGATTTAAGTGCAGGTAAAGCTATTTGGGATACTAATTGTGTTGCCTGTCATTTAGCCGATGGTGGTGGTAGTATTGGACCAAACATGGCAGATGAATATTGGATACTTGGTGGTGGTATAAAAAATGTATTCCAAACCATTTCTGAAGGAGGTAGAGACGGTAAAGGTATGATTGCTTGGAAACAACAATTAAAACCATTAGAAATGGCACAAGTAGCAAGTTATGTATTAACACTACAAGGTACAACACCAGCAACTCCGAAAGCCCCAGAGGGCGAAATATGGGTTGATAATAGTGCGCAAACTGAAGACAACAACTAA
- a CDS encoding universal stress protein has product MKKIIVPIDFSKHSEYALKTAAKLAKKTNSELLVLHMLEMSDVILTKSDSEQQQKAVFFLKIVEQKFETFLNKDYLNDVNVTPIVKHYKVFSEVNDVAKEHNASLIVMGSHGTSGFTEFFVGSNTERVVRNSDIPVLVIKNEIKDVNFSSAIFATNFEEENIRPYLNATSMFEALGAKLLLLYVNLPNEHFKSSVEIEKKIAEFLLTADGNLDRLNDVAYQADYTVEQGVMNYANKVGADIIAIPTHGRKGISHFFAGSIGEDIANHSPLPVITFMI; this is encoded by the coding sequence ATGAAAAAAATTATCGTACCCATAGATTTTTCAAAACACTCAGAGTATGCTTTAAAAACAGCTGCAAAACTCGCAAAGAAAACCAATTCAGAACTTTTGGTATTGCACATGTTAGAAATGTCGGATGTTATTCTTACAAAAAGTGATTCCGAACAACAACAAAAGGCAGTTTTCTTTTTAAAAATAGTTGAACAAAAATTTGAAACGTTCTTAAATAAAGATTATTTAAATGATGTTAATGTAACTCCAATTGTTAAGCACTACAAAGTGTTTAGTGAGGTAAATGATGTAGCTAAAGAGCATAATGCTAGTCTTATTGTAATGGGCTCTCATGGAACAAGTGGTTTTACAGAATTTTTTGTAGGCTCTAACACAGAGCGAGTGGTTAGAAATTCGGATATTCCTGTATTAGTTATAAAAAACGAGATAAAAGATGTGAATTTTAGCTCAGCAATATTTGCTACAAATTTTGAAGAAGAAAACATACGTCCTTATTTAAATGCTACAAGTATGTTTGAAGCATTAGGAGCAAAACTATTGTTATTGTATGTGAACTTGCCAAATGAACATTTTAAAAGCTCTGTTGAGATTGAGAAAAAAATCGCTGAATTTTTATTGACAGCCGACGGCAACTTAGATAGACTTAATGATGTTGCTTATCAAGCTGATTACACAGTGGAACAAGGTGTAATGAATTATGCTAATAAAGTAGGTGCAGATATTATAGCAATTCCAACTCATGGCCGAAAGGGTATTTCTCATTTCTTTGCAGGAAGTATAGGAGAAGATATTGCAAATCATTCACCACTACCAGTGATAACATTTATGATTTGA